From a region of the Gemmatimonadales bacterium genome:
- a CDS encoding protein kinase, whose translation MPGRFSSALSDRYAIERELGAGGMATVYLAKDLKHDRQVALKVLRPELAAMLGGERFLKEIHLTANLRHPHILPLYDSGEAGGFLYYVMPFVAGESLRDRLTREKQLPLDEALEIAREVADALGYAHAHGVIHRDIKPENVLLESGHAVVADFGIARAITAAGGETLTQTGMAVGTPAYMSPEQASGERALDGRSDLYTLGCMLYEMLAGQPPFTGPTVESVVHQHLVVEAPAITNLRPSVPAPLAAALARTLAKNPADRFATAEQFLAALGRRAEPAPPPAAAVPAPRSSRRGLLAAAAVVVAVALGGIWFRGRGGAVDRGPAAVTLRQVTFSRDVEEYPALSADGRVLVFSRNVDGRRQLFRLDLAGGAETRLTQGEYDNIQAAWMPDGRAILFVRANSPRVRLEPGDVFGVFVGGDIWRRDLESGAEEKLVEDAFNPAVAPDGARIAFDATRSGSRRIWVADERGRNAQQLSLDSSEAVAHVLPRWSPDGKRLVFQYIDHTRFDIRVIDAATRATLTVTDDNFLDANPVWEASGRGIYFSSYRAGGINVWRVPVSAEGRPAGPPEQITTGAGQDVQLTVPAAGDGLAFTVLQLNADLWRLPVDPGSGRPRGVPEPVVVTTREDSRGAWSPNGQLVAFNSDRGGDMNIWIHSMADGTDRQITRGPGGDYQPRWSPDGRKLAFFSARGGNADIWVVDVDGGTPTRLTTSAWLDINPSFSPDGALIAFQSDREGRMEIWLMNADGSAQRQLSHVGATGHFEVWDAGGRSLLFHPATIPAARLSVADGGTEPLDVRGGSHMSFGPGGTLIADVIGHRQLWVSPLGAAPYATFAFDDSDVRIDYPVWSPDGRWILFDRLKPEGGDIWLLEASSPRH comes from the coding sequence GTGCCGGGACGGTTCTCTTCGGCCCTGTCCGATCGTTACGCCATTGAGCGCGAGCTCGGCGCGGGCGGCATGGCCACCGTCTATCTCGCCAAAGACCTCAAGCACGACCGCCAGGTGGCGCTCAAAGTGCTGCGGCCGGAGCTGGCCGCGATGCTCGGGGGCGAGCGGTTCCTCAAGGAGATCCACCTCACCGCCAACCTTCGGCACCCCCACATCCTGCCGCTCTACGACTCGGGCGAGGCCGGGGGATTCCTCTATTACGTGATGCCGTTCGTGGCGGGCGAGTCGCTGCGCGACCGCCTGACGCGCGAAAAGCAGCTGCCCCTCGACGAGGCGCTCGAGATCGCGCGCGAGGTGGCCGACGCCCTGGGCTACGCGCATGCGCACGGCGTGATCCACCGGGACATAAAGCCGGAGAACGTCCTGCTCGAGAGCGGGCACGCGGTGGTGGCCGACTTCGGCATCGCCCGGGCGATCACGGCGGCCGGCGGCGAAACCCTGACGCAGACGGGGATGGCCGTCGGCACGCCGGCCTACATGAGCCCCGAGCAGGCGTCCGGCGAGCGTGCCCTGGACGGCCGCAGCGATCTGTACACCCTGGGCTGCATGCTGTACGAGATGCTGGCGGGGCAGCCCCCGTTCACCGGGCCGACGGTCGAGAGCGTGGTGCATCAGCACCTCGTCGTCGAGGCGCCCGCCATCACCAACCTCCGGCCGTCTGTTCCCGCGCCGCTCGCGGCGGCGCTGGCGCGGACCCTGGCCAAGAACCCCGCGGACCGGTTCGCCACCGCGGAGCAGTTCCTCGCGGCGCTGGGGCGGCGGGCCGAGCCCGCGCCTCCACCGGCGGCGGCGGTGCCTGCGCCTCGGAGCAGCCGCCGGGGCTTGCTGGCGGCCGCCGCGGTGGTCGTAGCCGTAGCGTTAGGCGGCATCTGGTTCCGCGGACGGGGCGGGGCGGTGGATCGCGGTCCCGCCGCTGTGACGCTCCGGCAGGTCACCTTCTCGCGGGATGTCGAGGAGTACCCGGCGCTCTCGGCCGATGGCCGGGTCCTGGTGTTCAGCCGCAACGTCGACGGCCGCCGCCAGCTGTTCCGGCTCGACCTGGCGGGCGGAGCGGAAACGCGGCTCACGCAGGGCGAGTACGACAACATCCAGGCGGCGTGGATGCCGGACGGCCGGGCGATCCTGTTCGTAAGGGCCAACAGCCCGCGCGTCCGTCTCGAGCCCGGCGACGTGTTCGGGGTGTTCGTCGGCGGCGACATCTGGCGGCGCGACCTGGAGAGCGGCGCGGAGGAGAAGCTGGTCGAGGATGCCTTCAATCCCGCGGTCGCGCCCGACGGCGCGCGCATCGCCTTCGACGCGACCCGCTCGGGGTCCCGGCGCATCTGGGTCGCGGACGAGCGGGGGCGCAACGCCCAGCAGCTGTCGCTCGACAGCTCGGAGGCGGTGGCGCACGTGCTGCCGCGCTGGTCGCCCGACGGGAAACGCCTCGTCTTCCAGTACATCGATCACACCAGGTTCGACATCCGGGTCATCGACGCTGCCACCCGCGCGACCCTCACCGTGACCGACGACAACTTCCTCGACGCCAACCCGGTCTGGGAGGCGTCGGGGCGCGGGATCTACTTCTCCTCGTACCGTGCCGGCGGTATCAACGTCTGGCGCGTGCCGGTATCGGCCGAGGGCCGGCCGGCCGGCCCGCCGGAGCAGATCACCACCGGTGCCGGCCAGGACGTACAGCTTACCGTTCCCGCGGCCGGCGACGGCCTCGCCTTCACCGTGCTCCAGCTCAACGCCGACTTGTGGCGTCTGCCCGTTGACCCCGGCTCCGGCCGGCCGCGCGGCGTTCCGGAGCCGGTGGTCGTGACCACCCGCGAGGACAGCCGCGGCGCGTGGTCGCCCAACGGGCAACTGGTCGCGTTCAATTCCGATCGCGGCGGCGACATGAACATCTGGATCCACTCCATGGCGGACGGCACCGACCGGCAGATCACCCGCGGTCCCGGCGGCGACTACCAGCCGCGGTGGTCGCCCGACGGGCGGAAGCTCGCCTTCTTCTCGGCCCGCGGCGGGAACGCGGATATCTGGGTCGTGGACGTGGACGGCGGAACGCCAACCAGGCTCACCACCAGCGCCTGGCTGGACATCAATCCGTCGTTCTCTCCCGACGGCGCCCTGATCGCTTTCCAGTCGGACCGCGAAGGACGCATGGAGATCTGGCTGATGAATGCCGACGGGTCGGCGCAGCGCCAGCTGAGTCACGTCGGCGCCACCGGGCACTTCGAGGTGTGGGATGCCGGCGGCCGGTCGCTGCTCTTCCACCCCGCGACGATCCCGGCCGCGCGGTTGTCCGTGGCCGATGGCGGCACCGAGCCGCTGGATGTGCGCGGTGGCAGTCACATGTCGTTCGGGCCGGGTGGTACGCTGATCGCCGACGTGATCGGACATCGCCAGCTGTGGGTCTCGCCGCTTGGCGCGGCGCCGTACGCCACCTTCGCCTTCGATGACTCAGACGTCCGCATCGACTATCCGGTGTGGTCTCCCGACGGGCGCTGGATCCTCTTCGACCGGCTGAAGCCCGAAGGGGGCGACATCTGGCTCCTCGAGGCGTCGTCCCCGCGCCACTGA